A stretch of Flavobacterium sp. N2270 DNA encodes these proteins:
- a CDS encoding RHS repeat-associated core domain-containing protein, with protein sequence MYTTFLYTYFTANDYPSFGMLVPNRHGSSSAYRYGFNGMEKDDELKGIGNSYDFGARMLDPRVGRWFSTDPKQKASQTYYSFGANNPIIFVDPDGKDDYYFDLKTGSATIIRNGAPNRYFIAEYQTNNIDKSSSTYESFKGNMQYSISSSEIKNIFTSNTHLYRQALAITSRDSEDYAKIYNAYDNVDEVAVVTTMLAIPLAVIVAAEVGVGVIIEEVADYYFEEITGLSIPTNVVDIAEYGLKKAGKETIEVGFEKAAKKTDFVATPDGTVIHKSQGKMENSFKGAGIEGKELKNVDGTVKGREYEFDNVNVRAMEPSSTNPRRASFENKQGQPSQPNGSQVKTHTLKGLTKSEKKEAVRQNTHVIQDK encoded by the coding sequence ATTTACACCACGTTCTTATACACTTATTTTACAGCTAATGACTATCCTTCTTTTGGAATGCTCGTACCAAACCGCCACGGCTCAAGCAGTGCCTACCGCTATGGGTTTAACGGAATGGAAAAAGATGACGAATTAAAAGGTATTGGAAATAGCTACGATTTTGGAGCTAGAATGTTAGACCCAAGAGTGGGAAGATGGTTTAGTACTGACCCAAAACAAAAAGCCTCTCAAACTTATTATTCGTTTGGAGCTAATAATCCAATTATATTTGTTGACCCTGATGGTAAAGACGATTATTATTTTGATTTAAAAACGGGTTCAGCTACCATTATAAGAAATGGAGCTCCTAATAGATATTTTATTGCTGAATATCAAACTAATAATATTGACAAAAGTTCTTCCACATATGAAAGCTTTAAAGGAAATATGCAGTATTCTATTTCTTCAAGTGAAATAAAAAATATCTTTACAAGCAATACTCATTTATATAGGCAAGCTTTAGCTATTACTTCAAGAGATAGTGAAGATTATGCTAAAATTTATAATGCTTATGATAACGTTGATGAAGTAGCTGTAGTTACAACAATGCTAGCAATTCCATTAGCAGTAATAGTTGCTGCAGAGGTTGGTGTAGGTGTAATTATTGAAGAAGTTGCAGATTATTACTTTGAAGAAATTACTGGATTAAGCATACCAACCAATGTTGTTGATATTGCAGAATATGGGCTTAAAAAAGCTGGTAAAGAAACAATTGAAGTAGGATTTGAAAAAGCAGCTAAAAAAACAGATTTTGTTGCCACTCCTGATGGTACGGTCATTCATAAAAGTCAAGGAAAAATGGAAAATTCCTTTAAAGGTGCTGGAATAGAGGGTAAAGAATTAAAAAATGTAGATGGTACTGTAAAAGGTAGAGAATATGAATTTGATAATGTAAATGTAAGAGCAATGGAGCCTAGTAGTACAAACCCTAGAAGAGCTTCTTTTGAAAACAAACAGGGACAGCCATCTCAACCCAATGGTAGTCAGGTAAAAACACATACCCTTAAAGGTTTGACAAAATCAGAAAAAAAAGAAGCTGTAAGGCAAAACACTCATGTTATTCAAGATAAATAA
- a CDS encoding ThiF family adenylyltransferase → MIDYELLLKEFGKIENCKKIESEELKTLGYNLSKDSIVWEIQTELTFNNKNINVVFYLSFLNDFPFVVPKIFISKENYNDLKYIPHINHDLSICIFDEGLNLILPKNDFVGLIELIISKAKKIIRDAEDVEYKKNEFKREFKAYWVLNYSKNDITSNLGFHSINENSGEEIKGIKFTNNYLSNYEYFIGNNDADFKKIKEYAKEQKCSFKEVGILLIENEFIEPPFELTFADTLAILKKDNNNYNKFKELCRNNDFDCVLVIFINSNNSSNEYYGWTYQNAEILSRKKGGSRNVSSKIDHLSNRINEKKYATRLTFDNISINRLQLRTTGYTETQNSVAISGLGSVGSNLVFFLKNLPINKFNLIDKESLSSENIKRHLSGFSLLKNNKVDAVKNDLKNTNPLIEVKTKVKSVTAIIQTETDYINDCDFHIVAIGKTMIEEFILNAVIEGKLIKPTFIFWVEPFLASGQMLFIMPNDAERALAFIKKENYDYSVLSNSENQQDKTYLIEGSCQTGYFPYSASYLIQFLSSIFPYLKEHIANNDNVSKVYSWIGDKELLKSKGLVITEFGTNNNSYKLIINDL, encoded by the coding sequence ATGATTGACTACGAATTACTTTTAAAAGAATTTGGAAAAATTGAAAACTGTAAAAAAATAGAAAGTGAAGAGTTAAAAACACTTGGCTATAATCTTTCAAAAGACAGTATTGTTTGGGAAATTCAAACTGAATTAACATTTAATAATAAAAATATTAATGTTGTTTTCTATTTGAGTTTCCTCAACGATTTTCCTTTTGTAGTACCTAAAATCTTTATAAGTAAGGAAAACTATAATGATTTAAAATATATTCCTCACATTAATCATGATTTAAGTATTTGTATTTTTGATGAAGGACTCAATTTAATTTTACCAAAAAATGATTTTGTAGGTCTTATTGAATTAATCATTTCTAAGGCAAAAAAAATAATTCGTGATGCTGAAGATGTTGAGTATAAGAAAAACGAGTTTAAAAGAGAATTTAAAGCTTATTGGGTATTGAATTATTCTAAAAATGATATTACATCAAATTTAGGGTTTCACTCTATAAATGAGAATAGTGGCGAAGAAATAAAAGGCATAAAATTCACAAATAATTACTTGTCAAATTATGAGTATTTCATCGGTAATAATGATGCCGATTTTAAGAAAATTAAAGAGTATGCAAAAGAACAAAAATGCAGCTTCAAAGAAGTTGGCATTTTGCTTATTGAAAATGAATTCATTGAACCGCCTTTTGAATTAACTTTTGCAGACACATTAGCTATTTTAAAGAAAGACAATAACAACTACAATAAATTCAAAGAGTTATGCAGAAACAATGATTTTGATTGTGTTTTAGTGATTTTTATAAACAGTAATAATTCTTCTAATGAATATTATGGATGGACATATCAGAATGCAGAGATATTATCAAGAAAAAAAGGTGGAAGCAGGAATGTTTCTTCAAAAATAGATCATTTATCAAATCGAATTAATGAAAAAAAATATGCAACAAGATTAACATTTGATAATATTAGCATAAATAGATTGCAATTAAGAACAACTGGTTACACCGAAACGCAAAATAGTGTCGCAATAAGTGGTTTAGGTAGTGTCGGTTCAAATCTCGTTTTTTTTCTAAAGAACTTACCAATCAACAAATTCAATTTAATTGACAAGGAATCTCTATCTTCTGAAAACATTAAGAGACATCTATCCGGATTCTCACTTTTAAAAAATAATAAAGTTGATGCCGTAAAGAATGATTTAAAAAACACCAATCCTTTAATCGAAGTCAAAACTAAAGTAAAATCGGTAACTGCAATTATCCAAACTGAAACTGACTATATAAATGATTGTGATTTTCATATTGTAGCAATTGGAAAAACAATGATTGAAGAGTTTATACTTAATGCAGTAATTGAAGGTAAATTAATAAAACCAACATTCATTTTTTGGGTTGAACCTTTTTTAGCAAGTGGTCAAATGTTATTTATAATGCCTAATGATGCTGAAAGAGCTTTAGCATTTATTAAAAAAGAAAATTATGATTATAGTGTTTTGTCGAATTCAGAAAATCAACAAGACAAAACATATTTGATTGAAGGAAGTTGTCAAACAGGTTATTTTCCTTATTCGGCTTCATATTTAATTCAATTCCTTTCATCTATTTTCCCATATTTAAAAGAACATATTGCCAATAATGATAATGTTTCAAAGGTTTATTCTTGGATTGGAGATAAAGAACTATTAAAAAGTAAAGGATTAGTAATTACTGAATTTGGAACAAATAACAACTCATACAAACTAATAATAAATGATTTATGA
- a CDS encoding Mov34/MPN/PAD-1 family protein has product MIEFELGCLSIKISEEVFEKMKSFIQDENHKAEAGGILIGHYLEDNNYSITDVSSPSEFDKSSRFNFTRSKKNAQKIINKIFKDSKGKKIYLGEWHTHPEDFPTPSGLDKKSILEQIRGNILNSEIIFMLIIGRKGFYISYVEKTGIKTEKNIKFEEF; this is encoded by the coding sequence ATGATAGAATTTGAGTTAGGCTGTTTGTCGATCAAAATATCTGAAGAAGTATTCGAAAAAATGAAATCTTTTATTCAAGATGAAAACCACAAAGCAGAAGCTGGCGGAATTCTAATTGGTCATTATTTAGAAGATAATAATTATTCGATTACTGATGTTTCCTCACCTAGTGAATTTGACAAATCGAGTAGATTTAATTTTACTAGATCTAAAAAGAATGCTCAAAAAATAATTAATAAAATTTTTAAAGATAGTAAAGGAAAGAAAATATATTTGGGAGAATGGCATACACATCCCGAAGATTTTCCCACTCCTTCTGGTCTTGATAAAAAATCCATATTAGAACAAATTAGAGGCAATATTCTCAATTCTGAAATAATCTTTATGCTGATAATTGGTAGAAAAGGATTTTATATTTCATATGTTGAGAAAACAGGAATTAAGACTGAAAAAAATATTAAATTTGAGGAATTTTAA
- a CDS encoding ATP-binding protein — protein MLNPTQIKSIAAAGEGYNAEFKVSIPSNVKGITEEVCAFANASGGVVLIGVDDANNIKGITIDNSKRSALQNSINEISPSLKCEFYSVKVDGLNVAVIEVPSGQNKPYVLSGAIYVRQGPNSQKLTSVEEMRDFFQQSDKIYFDDASCIDANKEKDISEENIKTFRFEAGLVNATSDEQLFTNLKLIASDGHLKNGTVLFFGNNPEQFFEKAVIRCVVFDGIDKRYIIDDKVMSGTLYQQYQQSMIWLKSKLDVRYEIENEGGNPRKELWEIPEIAFKEIIINSLAHRDYYDKGARITIEVFDDRVEISNPGGLISAVPKNEFGKRSASRNPLIFGLFERMRLVEQIGSGIARIRDVMNDEGLTPPEFSIDGMFTVTLRRPFDFNKWVEKWVEKLTENRVDILKNIHKNSKITIRELSENIGLSLSAIDKNLLFLKDLGILERMKGAKGGYWVIHFKLP, from the coding sequence ATGCTAAACCCAACCCAAATAAAATCAATAGCTGCTGCTGGAGAAGGTTATAATGCCGAATTCAAAGTCAGTATTCCAAGTAATGTAAAAGGTATTACAGAAGAAGTATGTGCTTTTGCTAATGCTTCAGGAGGTGTTGTTTTAATTGGTGTGGATGATGCAAATAACATAAAAGGAATAACTATTGACAATAGTAAACGTTCAGCTTTACAAAATTCTATAAATGAAATCTCACCTTCTTTAAAATGTGAATTCTATAGTGTTAAGGTTGATGGTTTGAATGTAGCAGTTATCGAAGTGCCATCAGGTCAAAACAAACCTTACGTTTTATCAGGTGCAATTTACGTTCGTCAAGGTCCAAATTCACAAAAACTTACATCAGTTGAAGAGATGAGAGACTTTTTTCAACAATCTGACAAAATATATTTTGACGACGCTTCTTGTATAGATGCTAATAAAGAAAAAGACATATCTGAAGAAAATATCAAAACATTTAGATTCGAAGCAGGTTTAGTCAATGCAACTTCAGACGAGCAATTATTTACAAACTTAAAATTAATTGCAAGCGATGGCCATTTAAAAAACGGAACAGTTTTATTTTTCGGAAACAATCCAGAACAGTTTTTTGAAAAAGCAGTTATTCGTTGTGTGGTATTTGATGGTATTGATAAAAGATATATTATTGACGACAAGGTAATGTCCGGAACATTATATCAGCAATACCAACAAAGTATGATTTGGTTAAAATCAAAGTTAGATGTTAGATATGAAATAGAAAACGAAGGAGGTAATCCAAGAAAAGAATTATGGGAAATTCCAGAAATAGCTTTTAAAGAAATAATTATAAATTCATTAGCACACCGCGATTATTACGATAAAGGAGCTAGAATAACAATCGAAGTTTTTGATGATCGTGTTGAAATATCCAATCCTGGTGGTTTAATAAGTGCTGTTCCAAAAAATGAATTTGGTAAAAGAAGTGCTAGTAGAAATCCACTAATTTTTGGTTTATTCGAAAGAATGCGTTTAGTAGAACAAATAGGTTCAGGTATTGCTCGTATTCGTGATGTAATGAATGATGAAGGATTAACTCCTCCTGAATTTAGCATTGATGGAATGTTTACGGTTACATTAAGAAGACCATTCGATTTCAATAAGTGGGTAGAAAAGTGGGTAGAAAAGCTAACTGAAAATAGAGTTGATATTCTAAAAAATATTCATAAAAACAGTAAAATCACCATTCGTGAGTTATCAGAAAATATTGGCTTAAGTCTTTCTGCTATTGACAAAAACTTACTTTTCTTAAAAGATTTAGGCATACTAGAAAGAATGAAAGGTGCTAAAGGTGGTTACTGGGTTATTCATTTTAAATTACCATAA
- a CDS encoding DUF6943 family protein — MLNFIIKTHKKDTIYAQPHLFILNKGMNSGKPQKEPFTNSFVIIFKSEEDVENIYFIAYSLWKTNFWQQHLVGSVIPFLRLPDFKKEFFPKSKALMEEHEEHVKHVAALKILEEKENQFHQNINLINDMRRVILHRYCNK; from the coding sequence ATGCTAAACTTTATCATTAAAACCCACAAGAAGGACACAATTTACGCACAACCACATCTATTTATTCTAAATAAAGGAATGAATAGCGGAAAACCTCAAAAAGAACCATTCACAAACAGCTTTGTCATTATTTTTAAAAGCGAAGAAGATGTAGAAAATATCTATTTCATTGCTTACAGTCTTTGGAAAACTAATTTTTGGCAGCAACATTTGGTTGGCTCTGTAATTCCATTTTTAAGATTACCAGATTTTAAAAAAGAATTTTTCCCTAAATCTAAAGCATTAATGGAAGAACACGAAGAGCATGTAAAGCACGTTGCAGCGTTGAAAATTCTAGAGGAAAAAGAAAATCAATTTCATCAAAACATTAACCTTATTAACGATATGCGTAGAGTGATTTTACACCGCTATTGCAATAAATAA
- a CDS encoding DUF5675 family protein has protein sequence MVLFLTRTYFPDGTNGKLECEGKFICYTIELPWKDNEKRVSCIPEGKYFIRKRYSAKFKWHLEVIDVENRSLILFHPANNALKELNGCIAPVTKLSGPGLGLMSRKAFAKLKDFVYKALDNKESIELIVQS, from the coding sequence ATGGTTTTATTTTTAACTAGAACTTATTTCCCTGACGGAACAAACGGTAAACTCGAATGTGAAGGTAAATTTATTTGTTATACGATTGAATTACCTTGGAAGGATAATGAAAAGAGAGTCTCCTGCATTCCGGAAGGGAAATATTTTATTAGAAAGCGGTATAGTGCTAAATTCAAATGGCATTTAGAAGTTATTGATGTAGAAAATAGAAGTTTAATTTTATTTCATCCTGCTAATAATGCTTTAAAAGAATTGAATGGCTGTATTGCTCCCGTAACAAAACTTTCTGGTCCAGGATTAGGACTAATGTCGAGAAAAGCTTTTGCGAAGCTAAAAGACTTTGTTTACAAAGCTTTGGACAATAAAGAAAGTATTGAATTGATTGTACAATCTTAA